The Arachis ipaensis cultivar K30076 chromosome B10, Araip1.1, whole genome shotgun sequence DNA window TACATACACCATGTGAGAATACAAAATGAATTTTGATACACTTTGCCAAGTTGTAATTTGTAGTAAAAAAATTCAAGTCAAAGAATGATGCTTAATTGCTTATGCATGTTATCAAATTGGAATTTGATATAAGGTGCTACTATGTACCTAAGGAAAGCAAAGATAAATTTGATATGGTTACCATTACGGCATTACCACTTAGCATGAGGCTTTATCTTCTCTCCATTTTTGCCTTCAAATTCTAACAATGAacggaataaaaaaaattattactccATATTTCACGTCTCAAATGCACCAACCACCAAACCTTAGAATTTATGGCCACGAGTATTATACTAATATATTACCTCTCTTATACCAAATTAGGAGAAAGAAATGGAGAGGAAGGACTTAGAGAGAAATAAAATTCATCTCCATTGTGAACATTAAAACAACAACCTAGCCATCCCATTTTATTCCCCAATTTCCCGTCTATTTTGAACTCAGAATCACCTTCAAGATACAAAAATATCATAGCTATTATTAAACTATTGCTCCTCACTCGGGCTTGAACTCAGAATCACCTTCAAGATACAAAAATATCATAGCTATTATCAAACTATTGCTCCTCACTCGGGCAAAGTACACTGccggagaagaaaaaaaaaaggaaaataaaaaaagatctatTGGCAGATCTATTAATATccatagaaaataaaatttctcCATAGAAAACAATTAGAAAGTGCAACTCTAGCAGAGGAAATAATGACCTCCAAGCAAGAGAACCAACTTGATAACAAAATTTATAACTTCCCTACTTATAAAAGGAATGGGATTTTCAAATTAGCATCATCACTGTTGTCGTGGTCATTGCTCTGCACAAGTTTCTTTAAGCTAGTCCATGATCTTTTCCGTTTTTTGCTTGctgtgccctgagttttcgatgCTTCTGATTTAACAGATGCACTTGAAGCTTCAAGTGTCTTCTTAgactttcttttctttgaggttGTGGCACTTACACTTGATGGGGTGGCTGGACTATCTACAACGGAGACATCTTTATCTGTAACTGATGAAGCAGATGCATCTGCTTCTTTGGTGTTGTCTTCACCTATAATGCCTTTCCCCGATTTTGAAGACTCATGTGTAATGGGTTTTGTTGCTGGTGTTGATACCGATGACGTTTTGGTTTTAGATGGACATAGTCCTTTCATATGTCCCTTAGGAGTCCCCCTCTTCACATTCTGATGCAAACAGAAATGGCACTTGTATACTACATTGTTTTGACTGTGTTTATGCTTGCCCCTGTGCTTTGATCTATTCTTCTCAATTCTCACAGTTGAATTGATGCCAGGATGAAGAACAGTTTCACATCTATAAAGCAGTCAAATTACTTGATGTTATGATATTTTACATGAAAACTGTATATTGGTAACCTAGGAAATCGATGCATTAAAGGTTCAAACAAATAAATAACCCAAAGCATATGTCTGCCAGATTTTGTGACAAACAAGAGTAACATGTTTCTTTTCCGTGGGGGGGGAGAACCCAGTTATTGTTATCATTCCAAAACAAAGTCTAAGCATTTTTGGGGTACTGGAGACCCCATGGTCTCTGATTCTGCCAAAATAGATAAATGAGGACAAAGTGCTTCAATTTATACGATAACAGATGCTGATATTAGCATTTAGTTTTTGTGAATAAATATATAGTAAGTAGAGCAACGTGTAAATTAATTTATCTTAAAACTACTAACATAGCACACATCAATACTGGAAGAAGGAATACACACTATTGCAAACAAGTGGCAGTTTCACAAAGTGAATTGTTAATTTGAAGCTTGGTTCATCACAGTGACAATGTGGCTTATTGTGTTTTACTTGATGGCTCTCAAATCTTGAAATTTAATCAAATGGTCAAGttctaaaatcttaaaaaaaaggCATGGAAACACTGACAATATGACAAATAACCCAGATGGAAAACAAAATCCCTAAGCAAAACCTTTTCTTAAAAGGAAAAGGAGGGTATAGAATCAAAACCTATGGCAAGTTATCAAAGAAGAATCAGGCGTTATTCCATTGGCCTCGGCAACAGTGGCCAAACGCTGCCCATAGAAGGCTCCTAAAGACGGTATCTGAGCCTCATGAGAGGCCCAAACTGCAATCTTTTCCAAGTGCTCAACCTCCACTAATGACCTGGTGGTGGCTCTTGGCTTTTTATGTATTTTTCCTGTGGCTTCTTCCCTGAGTGATACAGGATTGTGAGGCTGACAAGCCGGGTTTTTAGTTCCTCCTCCTTGCTTCCCCATGCCTTACTGGAGATGAAGCATGAACGGTAGCAAAAATTATaagtaaaatattttaaagataaaaatggTAGACGTCAGAGCAAACATCAAGCATAGTTCTTATAGGAACTTTAAACCATGAAAAATTGACACACGCCTGattaattaattcaaatataCATGAACAAAAGTATTCAGTATACATAACagcaattcaaaatcaaattctaaaaatgttgaaacaagaatcaactatAACAAACCACCCATAATCAAAGAAATATTTTTACTCTAGCCACTAAAAAATTTAGTTCCCATCAAACCCTTGCACAAAGTGCAGAACAATGATATGCATACCCACATAATAAACCACAACTAATCCTATTTAActacttaaaaaaataaattaacaagatTAATAAAAAAACAAAGCATCTCCTATGGCTAGACAAATCCTTTTTGCTTACCTTAGAAAAAATTTTCTTTGAACACACTCACTCAACGATGATGATAACAAAGCCGACGGTGGAGATCAGTCCTTTTTGAAGGGAGTCGCTCCAACGAGAGCATTTCGAGCAGCGCCTGTGAAGAGTAACAATGAGAAGAAAGGGTCTCTGTTTGTAACTTTGTGTTTTGAAAGGGAGAGAAAAGGTTGGATTAACATTGAGAGGGTTTTATTTTATGTAAGCCAATAAAACGACGTCGTAACTTGGGATACCAGCATACCACTAATACTCCTTCCACAAGCTCCAGCATAGGGCAATAGCTATGgcttcttcatcttcaactccAATGCCACAAAACCCACAACTCTTCGACCTCGTAATCCTTGGAGCATCAGGCTTCACAGGCAAGCACGTCCTCAAACAAGCCCTCAAATTCCTCAAAGCCCCATCCTCGCCGCTCCGCTCCATAGCCTTAGCGGGCCGAAGCCCATCTAACCTCTCCCGGGCCATCCAATGGGCTTCCAGGCCCAACTCCCCGCCCACCGACATCCCCCTCCTCACGGCCGACACCTCCGACCCGGACTCCCTCCGCGCAGTCTGTTCCCGCACCCGCCTCCTCCTCAACTGCGTTGGTCCCTTCCGCCGCCACGGGGATCCCGTCGTGGCGGCATGCGCCGCCTCCGGGTGCGACTACCTGGACATCACCGGCGAGGCGGAGTTCATGGAGNNNNNNNNNNNNNNNNNNNNNNNNNNNNNNNNNNNNNNNNNNNNNNNNNNNNNNNNNNNNNNNNNNNNNNNNNNNNNNNNNNNNNNNNNNNNNNNNNNNNNNNNNNNNNNNNNNNNNNNNNNNNNNNNNNNNNNNNNNNNNNNNNNNNNNNNNNNNNNNNNNNNNNNNNNNNNNNNNNNNNNNNNNNNNNNNNNNNNNNNNNNNNNNNNNNNNNNNNNNNNNNNNNNNNNNNNNNNNNNNNNNNNNNNNNNNNNNNNNNNNNNNNNNNNNNNNNNNNNNNNNNNNNNNNNNNNNNNNNNNNNNNNNNNNNNNNNNNNNNNNNNNNNNNNNNNNNNNNNNNNNNNGCATGCGCCGCCTCCGGGTGCGACTACCTGGACATCTCCGGCGAGCCGGAGTTCATGGAGCGGATGGAGGCGAGGTACCACGAGAGTGCCGTGGAGTCCGGGTCACTGGTGGTGTGCGCGTGCGGGTTTGACTCGGTGCCGGCTGAGTTGGGAGTGCTGTTCAACTCGGTGCAGTGGGTTGGTGAGAGCTCGCCGTACAGGGTGGTTGGTTACCTTACCGCGGAATCGGAGAGGAGAATCGTTGGGAACTTCGGAACCTTCGAATCTGCTGTTCTTGCGGTGGAGAGTGTTAAGGATTTGGAGGACTTGAGACGGTCCACGCCCGCGCGAACCAGGCCCGCGGTAAGAGAATCTAACATCTCATATGTTCAAAGTTTGTTAGGACGCAATTCTGATGATTCCATTAACACGTCTATTATCATGGAATAGTCCTCATTCCttaaatggcagacaaatctctTCAATTGAACATTACTGACCCTTCTTTCCAGGTTCATCCACAATGAAGCTAAGTTAAACCGATAATCAGTATTTTTGTTGTGCTTACTTTCTTGAGCTTTATATTTTTTGGATTCAATGTTATGTTATAAACTTGTTGCCTTTGCATGGTTGCAGATTCCTGGACCACCTCCTAAAGGAGCACTAATAGAACACCAGAAGAAAATTGGCCTCTGGGGAGTAGTGCTACCATCAGCGGATTCAACCCTCGTTGGAAGAACATTTTCAACTCTAACTGAAAACCCTTACGGTCTCCCTGGGAGAAATGAGACTGCCGAGATGGTTGAGAAAAGGAAAGCCTTCTGGTCATCTGTGAAGCCTACTCATTTCGAAGTAAAACTCGGCTCAAAACATTTATTGAGCATTTTTGTGTATATTATCATTGGAATTTTCATTGGCCTTTTAGGAAAAACATCATTCGGAAGATGGCTTCTTTTGAAATATCCTTCTGTATTTACATTCGGTGGGTTCAGTAAGAATGGTCCGTCGGAAGAGGAGGTGGAAAGCGCCTCGTTCAAGATGTGGTTTGTTGGACATGGATATAGCAAGAAGAATGTTGCCACAGAGAGAAACAGAAAACCTGACATGGAAATCATAACAAGAGTAATGGGACCTGAAATGGGTTATGTAACCACCCCAATAATTCTCATTCAGTGTGCACTCGTTCTTCTAAGCCAACGAGACAACCTACCAAAGGGAGGAGTTTACACCCCAGGGATTGTGTTTGGTGCAACTGATCTTAGGGATAGACTTCAACAAAATGGATTGTCATTTGATGTCATCACGAAAAGCAAACTTTCTTCTTGACTGATAATAGTCATATCCTTTTTGGTTGGAAAAGAATACTGGATGGATAAGAAAACTGAATTGTAGCAGACCGAGTTATTCAAGTTTATATCTGGGGTGAGTTCTGTTTCGATCCTACTATTGCACTTATTTGTGAGACTGACTGAATCTTTGTGGAGctgtttgaatttttcttttggcTACTGCTGGGTGTCTTAGAACTGTAGAACATTTTCTCAAAATTAGTTTTTCTAATTTATGTATCCGATTCCATAGGGTGGAATATGCTTTGTTGTCATAGGTCTGAAAACTAGTTTTTCTCGATATGTAAAGAGGAAGAGGGCTAAATCTTTGTGATTTTGTAGTCTATGACAATATTTCGTGTATTTGGTTGGAACAGCATAGTCAGAGACTTTTAGCTTCGAGACATTTGCTTCTCTTTGTTGTCAAacctttttttttctaaagtgaTTTCCCCCTCAAATATGTTGAAAAATTGAAGAGCTTCACCAATTTTTTGTTCTGATTTCTTCCTCTTGGATTCCTAatctttgttttcttctcttctttattACTTGTAGTGGTAGAGATGTAATTAAGGCATAACTCGCTCGAAATGTTTTTGGTTTTTGACATTGGCACATTTTTTTCCCCTTTCTGTACATGCTTAAAGATGGAGAATTGCAGATTTACGAAAGTATTCTGACCGAAAATTAAAAAGGAACCATAATTGCATTGCATGATTTCTTGTGTACACTTTTTTTAGCGTGAAACAATCTctttatgattattttatattttatcaattatttttaatatcaaaaGTGAAAGATAAACAGACAAATAATACttacatatttttcaaaaataaaaaagtgaaacAAAGTGCAACTCTCAATTTTATTAGAGCAAAGTTTCATTGATTAGTAGACAACTATTTTTAGTTATTTGATTCGTAAGTATCAATCAACCGTCAATGACTAATTCTTAATCTTATTGGAGTCATGTATTGGTGAGTAAAAAAATTGATCATGAAATTGACTATATAAGTATATATACACTGGCCCTAAAGATGGAATTTGAAACATGATGCTTAAGTaatttattattagtattttgattttttttttaagttattttatacTCCAAAGAATATTTTCTTGTTGGCACTATCTTAACAAAATTCTTGCTATTATGTATTTAGCGGAAAAATTGAGAAAAATAGGTAATTAATATATTATAACCACTTAAAAAACATGTTAGACAGAAAACTCGATCCACTCTAACCAAATATTATCTAAACGTTTGAGATACCAAACACACACTGCAACTTGTAGTTTGAAGCTCTATGCTGCCATTATACGAAGAAGCTCATTGAAACGATAAGATTCAATTTCCTACAAATAGGATACACCTAAAACTTGTATGAAATAAGATACATCATAGTAATCAATCTGGCGACCTTACATTATCGGAAATTTATGAAAGTTGAATATTTATTTACCTAGTCGATCAACATTTCCCCATTTGTTGTCTGAATCGTGTCCTTGGTGCTCTGTATGCTTATACCTTCACTACGTTTCTTCATTTCCTGGGACTTGACAAACTCCTCTATTCTTGCTTTGAGTTCAGTATCAGGAATCAACATGTCGGCGGTAAGATGGGATCGGTTGAATGGGTCGGACTGCACACAAAAAACCAAATAGAAAAAGCATAAACCCGAGAACCTGTAATCTGATAAGAACATCAATAATGAGAACAAGAGGTTTCATACGCTATCACTAAGAAGGTGCCTCTGTATGACAGGTCGATCAACTACGATTCTTGAAGAAGGTAAGATGACAGGATCCTTCATTAAAGTGTACTGCAAAATAATAGTGAAGCTTCTTTAACCCTAGTTATCATAAAACTTAAAATAGTAATTCTTTGTTAATCAAAGTTTTAGAAATGTTActtgaattggatcaaggaattcATCTGGAATTTCTCCCAAGGTAGCTTCAGTATCCATGGCTTCAGAAGCTGCAACTTTTGCCTTAGCACCGAGTTGAATGAATTCTTGTATGATTCTCCCATCCTCACCTATTATATGAAGAACCTCTGCTGCAGCACTAAACAACTGCAGTGAATTCTCAGTCAGATTGCACGGCTTCTGGTAATGTGGAACAAAGACAATTTTTGAAGAACAGTCTGCTACATATTAGAAGTCTGAAACTTACCTGATCATTGTATGATCGACCATCCTTGGAGATGGCAGCTGGGAAGATGGAATTTGAATCACCTCTTGCCAGGTGAACATATACGTGCACAATCTTCAAATGAATAATTTAAAGTTTAGCCGTTTACTTTTTTATTACAATCACAATTTTGATACAACATAATGTATTTAGTAATTTCTTTTTTCAGAAGAGTTAAACTCCAACCTGTTTAAGCAAATGCTTTGGCCGAAATTCATATTTCTCAGGATCTTTCAGACTAAGGGATTTTCTTTGGGGACCCACTAGTTGCAGCAGAAAGTAATTGAGCATNNNNNNNNNNNNNNNNNNNNNNNNNNGAGAATTAAGAAAACAATAGCAAATATATTATCTAGCCACTAAAACTGTTTCAGGAGATGAAAAGATGAATAACAGAAAAAGGTGGAAAAGAGAGAATACCATCTCTGGAAGTAGGAATGGAGCAGTAATCTGCTCTGATGTAAATGCAAGCATACTCACATCTTCATTTGCCAACTTCATATCTATCCGAATAATCTACAACATTCTCCAATATTATAAGTTTCATTAGGTAGTACATTTTTATttgtaaattatttttgaaaaaaaggaaaaaggaagatATCAATTAGCCCGAAATGTATGACAGACATTTTCTTGAGAATGGAATAACCGTGTCCTCTCCTGCCTCTCTTGAAGTGGCCGTCGTTCCCACTCAGCTGTATTTGACATTTCAGCCTCCAACTCTTTTAGCTCAAGAATTTTGTTGAGACTTTCATCAAGAAGATAAATACTATCATTAATCAGGAAGTTTAAGAAATTCAGATAAACACCCTTTTCCTCTTCCTTAGCAATCTGAAAGAAGATTAAATTCAGGGGGGGGGGAATGAGAAACATTGGTGTATGAATTGAGATTAAGAATTGATGAAAAGAATCCCTCAAAATGTATCTCATCAACTACCTGTCTCCAAGCATTACGATGACTAGGGACCTGCCACAGGTATTCAAGGAGTTCGGCTATATTATGGCGGATATTAAATTTGTCATAGAACTGCAGTGAAAAGGGGACAAGTGAGAAACTTGGCCAGGCATTCTTGTACTTAACAGCACGGAAAACACTGTCAATACCATATTTAGGATTACATTAATGTTTGTTTGTAAACAGTTAGCTATTCAAATATCAACCTAACAAGATAGCCTTGAATCAAAATGCAGACTGACCTGCGTGTGAGACCCGGTGAACTCAATGTCAACATAGAGTTTTAGAAGATTCCTCACAAGATACTCCAGAGACAGTTGGTGGCCTTCAAAT harbors:
- the LOC107623137 gene encoding probable mitochondrial saccharopine dehydrogenase-like oxidoreductase At5g39410 isoform X1, which gives rise to MASSSSTPMPQNPQLFDLVILGASGFTGKHVLKQALKFLKAPSSPLRSIALAGRSPSNLSRAIQWASRPNSPPTDIPLLTADTSDPDSLRAVCSRTRLLLNCVGPFRRHGDPVVAACAASGCDYLDITGEAEFMERMEARYHESAVESGSLVVCACGFDSVPAELGVLFNSVQWVGESSPYRVVGYLTAESERRIVGNFGTFESAVLAVESVKDLEDLRRSTPARTRPAIPGPPPKGALIEHQKKIGLWGVVLPSADSTLVGRTFSTLTENPYGLPGRNETAEMVEKRKAFWSSVKPTHFEVKLGSKHLLSIFVYIIIGIFIGLLGKTSFGRWLLLKYPSVFTFGGFSKNGPSEEEVESASFKMWFVGHGYSKKNVATERNRKPDMEIITRVMGPEMGYVTTPIILIQCALVLLSQRDNLPKGGVYTPGIVFGATDLRDRLQQNGLSFDVITKSKLSS
- the LOC107623137 gene encoding probable mitochondrial saccharopine dehydrogenase-like oxidoreductase At5g39410 isoform X2; the encoded protein is MASSSSTPMPQNPQLFDLVILGASGFTGKHVLKQALKFLKAPSSPLRSIALAGRSPSNLSRAIQWASRPNSPPTDIPLLTADTSDPDSLRAVCSRTRLLLNCVGPFRRHGDPVVAACAASGCDYLDITGEPEFMERMEARYHESAVESGSLVVCACGFDSVPAELGVLFNSVQWVGESSPYRVVGYLTAESERRIVGNFGTFESAVLAVESVKDLEDLRRSTPARTRPAIPGPPPKGALIEHQKKIGLWGVVLPSADSTLVGRTFSTLTENPYGLPGRNETAEMVEKRKAFWSSVKPTHFEVKLGSKHLLSIFVYIIIGIFIGLLGKTSFGRWLLLKYPSVFTFGGFSKNGPSEEEVESASFKMWFVGHGYSKKNVATERNRKPDMEIITRVMGPEMGYVTTPIILIQCALVLLSQRDNLPKGGVYTPGIVFGATDLRDRLQQNGLSFDVITKSKLSS
- the LOC107623138 gene encoding uncharacterized protein LOC107623138; the encoded protein is MGKQGGGTKNPACQPHNPVSLREEATGKIHKKPRATTRSLVEVEHLEKIAVWASHEAQIPSLGAFYGQRLATVAEANGITPDSSLITCHRCETVLHPGINSTVRIEKNRSKHRGKHKHSQNNVVYKCHFCLHQNVKRGTPKGHMKGLCPSKTKTSSVSTPATKPITHESSKSGKGIIGEDNTKEADASASSVTDKDVSVVDSPATPSSVSATTSKKRKSKKTLEASSASVKSEASKTQGTASKKRKRSWTSLKKLVQSNDHDNSDDANLKIPFLL